In a genomic window of Plectropomus leopardus isolate mb chromosome 6, YSFRI_Pleo_2.0, whole genome shotgun sequence:
- the me2 gene encoding NAD-dependent malic enzyme, mitochondrial produces the protein MLSRLRTTWSLRPCVSVCRWAHTKEKGKPLMLNPRTNKGMAFTLEERQILGIHGLLPPKVETQDIQAMRFRNNLKKMTDPLQKYIYLMGIQERNERLFYRLLMDDIEELMPIVYTPTVGLACTHYGHIFRRPKGLFISIRDKGHIRSILDNWPETNVAAVVVTDGERILGLGDLGVYGMGIPVGKLCLYTACAGIRPERCLPVAIDVGTNNETLLRDPMYMGLYQKRDCSQAYDDLIDEFMEAVVDKYGQDTLIQFEDFGNHNAFRFLRKYREKYCTFNDDIQGTASVALAGLLAAQRAIGKPITEHRVLFLGAGEAALGIANLIVMAMMESGMTQTEARNKIWMYDKHGLLVKDRPQETDVNQEAFVHDSPGTVESFLDAVNTIKPTAIIGVSGAGRLFTHDVIKAMGTLNERPIIFALSNPTTKAECTAEDAYTLTNGRCLFASGSPFGPVTLSDGRVITPGQGNNAYIFPGVALAVILSGVRHISDTVFLEAAKTLAEQLTDKELEDGRLYPPLSNIREVSVQMAVKVVEFVYAKGMAFRYPEPVDKDSFVRATVWDTSYDSFMPDTYDWPGVSFSPKTN, from the exons GGCATGGCCTTCACTCTAGAGGAGAGACAGATTTTGGGGATACATGGTTTGTTGCCTCCCAAAGTGGAGACTCAGGACATTCAGGCCATGCGCTTTCGGAATAATCTCAAGAAGATGACTGATCCCCTACAGAA GTACATCTACTTAATGGGCATCCAGGAAAGAAATGAAAGGCTTTTCTACAGGTTGTTGATGGACGACATTGAGGAATTGATGCCAATTGTCTACACTCCCACCGTAGGCCTGGCTTGCACACATTATGGACACATCTTTAGAAGACCCAA GGGCTTGTTCATCTCCATTCGGGACAAAGGACATATCCGATCCATCCTGGACAACTGGCCAGAGACCAATGTTGCA GCAGTAGTAGTAACTGATGGAGAGCGTATTTTAGGCTTAGGGGACCTGGGTGTTTATGGAATGGGCATCCCTGTTGGAAAACTTTGCCTGTACACTGCCTGTGCCGGCATCAGACCTGAGAGATGTTTGCCTGTGGCGATAGATGTTGGCACAAACAATGAG ACTCTCCTCAGGGATCCTATGTACATGGGCCTGTACCAGAAACGAGATTGCTCTCAAGCCTACGATGATCTGATTGATGAGTTCATGGAAGCTGTGGTGGACAAATATGGACAGGACACACTGATCCAGTTTGaggactttgggaaccacaatgCCTTCCGCTTCCTCAGAAAGTACAGGGAGAAGTACTGCACCTTCAACGATGATATCCAAG GCACTGCGTCTGTCGCCCTTGCTGGTCTGTTGGCAGCTCAGAGAGCCATTGGCAAACCCATCACTGAACACCGGGTGCTTTTCCTAGGAGCTGGAGAA GCTGCCCTCGGTATTGCCAATCTGATTGTCATGGCGATGATGGAGAGTGGGATGACCCAAACTGAGGCCAGGAATAAGATCTGGATGTATGATAAACATGGCTTATTAGtaaag GACAGACCGCAGGAAACAGATGTTAACCAGGAGGCATTTGTCCATGACAGTCCAGGGACTGTAGAGAGTTTTCTAGATGCTGTCAACACCATCAAACCCACAGCTATCATTG GTGTGTCAGGAGCTGGACGTCTGTTCACCCATGATGTCATCAAGGCCATGGGAACCCTGAACGAACGACCAATCATCTTTGCCCTGAGTAACCCAACCACTAAAGCAGAGTGTACCGCCGAGGACGCCTACACGCTCACCAAT GGTAGATGTCTGTTTGCCAGTGGCAGCCCGTTCGGTCCAGTGACTCTGAGTGATGGCCGCGTCATCACTCCTGGACAAGGGAACAACGCTTACATCTTTCCAG GTGTGGCCTTGGCTGTGATCCTGAGTGGAGTAAGACACATCAGTGACACAGTGTTCTTAGAGGCTGCGAAG ACGCTTGCAGAGCAGCTAACAGATAAAGAGTTGGAAGACGGCAGACTCTATCCTCCTCTCTCCAACATCAGAGAGGTCTCTGTCCAGATGGCTGTCAAG GTGGTGGAGTTTGTCTATGCTAAAGGCATGGCGTTCCGCTACCCTGAGCCTGTGGACAAGGACAGCTTTGTACGTGCTACTGTGTGGGACACCAGCTACGACTCCTTCATGCCAGACACCTACGACTGGCCGGGTGTCAGCTTCAGCCCCAAGACTAACTAG
- the elac1 gene encoding zinc phosphodiesterase ELAC protein 1: MTMDMTFLGTGSAYPSPHRGASALVLRTEGECWLFDCGEGTQTQLMKSQLRAGRITKVFISHLHGDHLFGLPGLLCTVSLNTNPEQQNLNCVDIYGPRGLRHFLRVTLGLTGSQLLFPYAVHELEPTTEQSPQEGQLSLEITAERGPLHPQEQPGRTIPLDVSSDCYHLFEDKTFVVKAFRLFHRIPSFGFCIQEKDRPGRLKTEVLKELGLKPGPLYGRLKAGEPVTLESGRVLLPSDVLEEAIPGRKVCILGDCSSVLGEGPLRLCNGADVLVHEATLGDEQREKAVDHGHSTPEMAAALARTCCVQSLVLYHFSQRYKPCSLQKEGGEDDVSELKRQAEDALQDSGVKVTLAEDFLTLPILLKRTRLSTENTK; this comes from the exons ATGACTATGGATATGACTTTCCTCGGGACCGGCTCGGCCTACCCGTCTCCTCACCGCGGTGCCTCGGCTCTGGTGCTGCGGACTGAGGGGGAGTGCTGGCTGTTTGACTGCGGGGAGGGGACCCAGACCCAGCTGATGAAGAGCCAGCTCAGAGCCG GTCGAATCACCAAGGTTTTCATCTCCCACCTGCACGGAGATCACCTGTTTGGTCTGCCTGGTCTCCTCTGCACTGTGAGCCTCAACACCAACCCTGAGCAGCAGAACCTGAACTGTGTTGACATCTATGGGCCCCGGGGCCTCCGGCACTTTCTAAGGGTGACACTTGGCCTCACAGGATCACAGCTGCTCTTCCCTTATGCAG TACATGAGCTGGAGCCCACAACTGAACAGAGTCCACAGGAGGGACAGCTCAGCCTGGAG ATAACAGCGGAGCGCGGTCCTCTGCACCCACAGGAGCAGCCAGGCAGAACAATCCCCCTGGATGTCTCCAGTGACTGTTACCACCTCTTTGAGGACAAGACGTTTGTAGTCAAGGCCTTCAGGTTGTTTCACCGTATCCCCTCCTTTGGTTTTTGCATTCAGGAAAAAGATCGACCTGGAAGATTGAAGACTGAAGTCCTGAAGGAACTAG GCTTGAAACCTGGGCCGTTGTATGGACGCCTGAAAGCTGGTGAGCCTGTGACTCTGGAGAGCGGGCGTGTCCTTCTGCCTAGTGATGTGCTGGAAGAAGCAATTCCTGGAAGAAAAGTTTGCATCTTAGGAGACTGCAGCTCAGTTCTTGGGGAAGGTCCACTCAGGTTGTGCAATGGAGCAGATGTCCTGGTTCATGAGGCCACCCTCGGGGACGAGCAACGAGAGAAAGCCGTGGATCATGGACACAGTACACCTGAGATGGCGGCAGCTTTGGCTCGGACTTGCTGTGTGCAGAGCCTGGTGCTGTACCACTTCAGCCAGAGGTACAAACCCTGTTCCCTACAGAAGGAAGGGGGTGAGGACGATGTCTCGGAGCTAAAGAGACAGGCGGAAGATGCTCTGCAGGACAGTGGTGTAAAAGTGACTCTGGCTGAGGACTTTCTTACTCTGCCCATTCTGCTCAAAAGAACAAGGTTgtcaacagaaaacacaaaataa
- the mier3b gene encoding LOW QUALITY PROTEIN: mesoderm induction early response protein 3 (The sequence of the model RefSeq protein was modified relative to this genomic sequence to represent the inferred CDS: deleted 1 base in 1 codon), translating into MAEASLGSSSPVGSLSSEDHDFDPTAEMLVHEYDDERTLEEEESLEGGRNFSSEIADLEKEGNMPLEELLAIYRYEASAGSSIDSSSGDLTDELPDMTLDKEEIAKDLLSGDYEEETQSSADDLTPSVTSHEATDFFPRTLRSNAISDGDKESECDDDGPSPEDSRKEIMVGTQYQAEVPSGLCHYKDGEKVYEDEDELLWSPGTLPENKVRTFLSDVLSRTTDEKTGCDKPWMHVRDNEQALYELVKCNYNTREALERHCSRVKSSKEKSPPWSEEECKNFEHALQMYDKNFHLIQKHKVTTRTVAECVAFYYMWKKSERFDFFVQQNRFGKKKYSSYPGVTDLMDRLVDEAEGLAVDSSSSVCSGAGGGGRLETTTDQQLSLLNSITASDLTALSNTVATVCNPAEVGCMDSYSFPPLESLHRGTLNHDESLGFPSNGADPDCLNMLDAGFYHSDLGQLGGVCVNKDCERPSKRLKMALPDSFINDVSVGNLGVDFEARRTTTHHHRITGAKMAVSVTDFGSLAGSGEPNGFLGAHARHHTQHTAALQSE; encoded by the exons gCTTCCCTAGGGAGTTCAAGTCCAG TTGGCTCTTTATCATCAGAGGACCATGACTTTGACCCAACAGCAGAAATGTTAGTTCATGAGTATGATGATGAGAGGACTCTGGAGGAGGAAGAATCTCTGGAAGGAGGGAGGAATTTCAGCTCAGAGATTGCAGATCTTGAAAAG GAGGGTAACATGCCTTTGGAGGAGCTTTTGGCCATCTATCGCTATGAGGCCTCAGCGGGCTCTAGTATAGACAGCTCATCTGGAGACCTGACTGATGAGCTGCCTGACATGACTCTGGACAAG GAGGAAATAGCCAAAGACCTGCTCTCTGGGGACTATGAGGAGGAGACCCAGTCCTCGGCAGATGATCTGACCCCTTCAGTCACTTCTCATGAGGCTACTGATTTCTTCCCAAGAACACTTCGAT CAAACGCTATCTCTGATGGTGATAAAGAGTCAGAATGTGATGATGATGGGCCAAGCCCAGAGGACTCCAGAAAG gaaATAATGGTGGGGACACAGTACCAAGCAGAGGTTCCGTCTGGCCTCTGTCACTACAAAGATGGGGAGAAAG TTTATGAGGATGAAGACGAGTTATTATGGAGCCCAGGTACATTGCCAGAAAACAAGGTTAGGACTTTCCTGTCTGATGTGTTGTCACGGACAACAGATGAAAAGACAGGATGTGACAAACCATGGATGCATGTTCGAGACAATGAGCAG GCTTTGTATGAGCTTGTCAAGTGCAACTACAACACTCGTGAAGCACTGGAGAGACACTGCAGCCGTGTGAAGTCCTCAAAAG AAAAATCACCTCCGTGGTCAGAAGAGGAATGCAAGAACTTTGAGCATGCACTACAAATGTATGACAAGAATTTTCACCTCATACAGAAACATAAA GTAACAACACGAACAGTAGCGGAATGTGTGGCGTTTTACTACATGTGGAAAAAGTCAGAACGCTTTGACTTCTTTGTGCAACAGAATCGGTTTGGgaagaaaaaatacagtagCTATCCCGGTGTAAC GGATCTAATGGACAGGCTGGTGGACGAAGCAGAGGGACTAGCCGTGGACagttcctcctctgtgtgttcaggagcaggtggaggaggaaggcTGGAGACCACCACAGACCAACAGCTCAGCCTGCTTAACTCCATCACTGCCAGCGATCTCACAG CTTTGAGTAACACTGTAGCTACAGTGTGCAACCCTGCAGAGGTTGGTTGCATGGACTCCTACAGCTTTCCTCCACTGGAAAGTCTCCATCGTGGGACCCTGAACCACGACGAATCCCTTGGGTTCCCTTCTAATGGCGCAGACCCcgactgcctcaacatgcttgATGCTGGCTTCTACCACTCTGATCTGGGCCAGCTAGGAGGAGTGTGCGTCAACAAGGACTGCGAGCGGCCCTCTAAGAGACTCAAGATGGCCCTGCCTGACTCCTTTATCAATGACGTGTCTGTGGGTAACCTTGGAGTGGACTTCGAAGCGCGACGGACAACAACGCACCACCACCGAATCACCGGCGCCAAAATGGCAGTGTCTGTCACAGACTTTGGGAGTTTGGCAGGTAGTGGTGAGCCTAAT GGTTTTCTGGGAGCACATGCACGGCACCACACACAGCACACTGCGGCACTTCAGTCAGAGTGA